The Armatimonadota bacterium genome contains a region encoding:
- a CDS encoding Nif3-like dinuclear metal center hexameric protein, which produces MPTVSDVLNAIEQIAPSRLAFSFDKIGLQVGSPSDEVAEGYVCLDVTPEVIDRCRPGSVVVAHHPIIWDPIKNLCDKRLLNLARSGASFIACHTNWDVAQGGVNDTLANLLGLENVSPFGVTPESKLVKLVTFVPKPSLDVVIDAISAAGGGSLGEYERCAYYAEGVGTFEPSLSANPAIGQPGEREHVNEFRMEMLVPNAAVRTVEAALRAAHPYEEPAYEFIPLTNRAELAIGRIGELQNPISLTEFADNMHRILGTAPQVMGDPDQLVQKVAVIGGAAGDEWQSAKQAGADVYITGEAKHSTLVDAGFAKFPMILGGHFATEAPAMNILRARLAEEMSEIEWHVVHPIQFGGKTW; this is translated from the coding sequence ATGCCAACCGTTTCCGATGTCCTCAATGCGATCGAGCAAATTGCACCGTCAAGACTTGCGTTCTCGTTTGACAAAATCGGATTGCAAGTCGGATCTCCGTCGGACGAAGTCGCCGAAGGCTATGTCTGCCTCGATGTGACCCCGGAAGTTATTGATCGGTGCAGGCCCGGGTCCGTAGTCGTTGCCCACCACCCGATCATCTGGGACCCGATCAAGAATCTTTGCGACAAGCGACTCCTGAACCTCGCGAGGTCGGGCGCGAGCTTCATCGCTTGCCATACGAATTGGGATGTCGCGCAAGGTGGCGTCAACGACACTCTGGCCAACCTTCTCGGTCTAGAAAATGTTTCGCCGTTCGGTGTGACACCAGAATCCAAATTGGTGAAGCTGGTGACCTTCGTCCCGAAGCCGAGCCTCGATGTTGTCATCGATGCCATCAGTGCGGCGGGCGGCGGGTCGCTGGGCGAGTATGAACGGTGCGCATACTATGCTGAAGGGGTAGGCACCTTCGAGCCGAGTCTGTCCGCCAATCCTGCAATCGGTCAGCCCGGCGAGCGGGAGCATGTCAACGAGTTTCGAATGGAAATGCTGGTGCCAAATGCAGCGGTTCGGACCGTGGAGGCCGCACTACGAGCGGCGCATCCCTATGAAGAGCCTGCATATGAATTTATCCCTCTCACTAATCGCGCGGAGCTCGCCATAGGCCGGATCGGAGAGCTACAAAATCCAATTTCCCTCACAGAGTTTGCCGACAACATGCATCGTATTCTCGGAACCGCGCCACAAGTGATGGGTGATCCGGACCAATTGGTCCAGAAGGTCGCGGTGATCGGAGGGGCGGCTGGGGACGAATGGCAATCCGCAAAGCAGGCAGGAGCGGACGTCTATATAACCGGAGAAGCAAAGCACTCGACTCTGGTGGATGCTGGATTTGCCAAATTCCCAATGATTCTGGGAGGACATTTTGCCACCGAGGCACCTGCGATGAATATCCTTCGCGCAAGGCTAGCCGAGGAAATGTCTGAGATCGAATGGCACGTCGTGCACCCAATTCAGTTTGGTGGAAAAACTTGGTAG
- a CDS encoding type II/IV secretion system protein, whose amino-acid sequence MSYNDNYNYGAAKRFRLILREGSTSRDMGGDEMSVAVGIVDNIFVQALESGTSDIHLQPEREQLKIRFRQDGVLVDGGQLPPETASNVIARLKLCAGMRIDEQRETQDGRIDMEFNGRRLAARASCVPCLSGEKMVMRLLDPGAMKVDMNKLGMPEEVIKNWKRAISSPYGMVLVTGPTGSGKTSTLYASLLTLDSKTRNIVTVEDPIEYEFDKNVAQVQVTEKMTFPRVMRSFLRQDPDVMMVGEMRDPESLAIGIQAALTGHLVLSTLHTNNALETVGRMVDMGAEPYLIAGVAVAILAQRLIRLNCPKCIEPCRPEKEEIEMLRLTPEELERGKFMKGRGCPECRGTGLKGRVGIFELVAGTHDLKQAIAKGADYDSLAEASRKQGFRTMLDDGKFKVLNGWTVPDEVIRAVYTQAMD is encoded by the coding sequence ATGTCTTACAACGATAATTACAACTACGGCGCGGCTAAGCGATTCCGCCTGATCCTGAGGGAAGGCTCGACCAGCCGGGATATGGGCGGCGATGAAATGTCAGTCGCCGTAGGAATTGTTGACAACATTTTTGTCCAGGCTCTTGAATCTGGAACGAGCGATATCCACCTCCAGCCAGAGCGCGAGCAGCTCAAAATTCGGTTCCGCCAAGACGGTGTTCTCGTGGATGGCGGTCAGCTCCCACCGGAAACCGCGAGTAACGTGATTGCGCGTCTAAAGCTGTGCGCTGGCATGAGAATCGACGAACAGCGCGAAACCCAAGACGGCCGTATTGACATGGAATTCAATGGTCGTCGTCTGGCGGCACGTGCTTCTTGCGTCCCCTGTCTTTCCGGCGAAAAGATGGTGATGCGACTTCTGGACCCAGGTGCGATGAAAGTCGACATGAACAAGCTGGGTATGCCTGAAGAAGTGATCAAGAACTGGAAGCGCGCGATCAGTTCGCCCTACGGGATGGTCTTGGTCACAGGTCCGACGGGTAGCGGTAAGACCTCCACGCTGTATGCTTCCCTGCTGACCCTCGACAGCAAGACTCGAAACATCGTGACCGTCGAAGATCCAATCGAATACGAATTCGACAAGAACGTCGCACAAGTCCAAGTCACCGAGAAAATGACATTCCCCCGCGTCATGCGGTCGTTCTTGCGGCAGGACCCGGACGTGATGATGGTGGGTGAAATGCGTGACCCAGAATCGCTCGCTATCGGGATTCAGGCCGCCCTAACTGGCCACTTGGTTCTGAGCACGCTTCACACCAACAATGCGCTCGAAACCGTCGGGCGAATGGTCGATATGGGCGCAGAGCCATATCTTATCGCCGGCGTTGCGGTGGCAATTCTCGCCCAGCGCCTCATCCGATTAAATTGTCCCAAGTGCATCGAGCCGTGCCGGCCCGAAAAAGAGGAGATTGAGATGCTGCGCTTGACCCCCGAGGAGCTGGAACGAGGCAAATTCATGAAGGGTCGAGGATGTCCTGAATGCCGTGGTACCGGACTCAAGGGCCGCGTCGGTATTTTCGAACTCGTCGCGGGCACCCATGACTTGAAGCAAGCGATTGCCAAAGGCGCGGACTATGACTCCTTGGCCGAGGCTTCGCGCAAGCAAGGGTTCCGAACCATGCTCGATGACGGCAAGTTCAAAGTACTCAACGGCTGGACAGTCCCAGATGAGGTGATCCGAGCGGTCTATACCCAAGCGATGGACTAA
- the trpS gene encoding tryptophan--tRNA ligase, with product MESRKRILSGMRPTSDRLHIGNYEGALRKWVELQSEYEMFCMVADLHVLTTAADDPSPQNIERASLEVAKDFVAAGLDPSKCAIFVQSQVPEHAELALLFGMVVGVGKLQSVPTFKEKAAEVQGDRIVSYGLLGYPVLQASDILLYKPYGVPVGKDQAPHLEVSREIGRSFNALFGEVFPEFVNIIDPDESRSKLPGLDMRKMSKSYGNCIWLNDTEEGTAEKIKSAFTTPTKMRKTDPGIPEGCAVCQYLKLYSPNWEQQWDEDRKGERGCMQNKTELIAVMNEYLRPIRERRAQLDDATISKILAEGKEKAREVASQTLTEAKRAMRLLI from the coding sequence ATGGAATCAAGAAAACGCATTTTGAGCGGCATGAGGCCGACTTCTGACCGACTTCACATTGGTAACTACGAAGGCGCACTTCGCAAGTGGGTCGAACTGCAAAGCGAGTACGAGATGTTCTGCATGGTTGCCGACCTTCACGTGCTGACAACCGCAGCAGACGACCCTTCCCCGCAGAATATCGAGCGCGCCAGCCTTGAAGTAGCGAAGGACTTTGTTGCGGCAGGGCTTGATCCGTCGAAGTGCGCGATCTTCGTGCAGAGCCAAGTGCCAGAGCACGCCGAATTAGCGCTACTCTTCGGGATGGTCGTTGGAGTTGGCAAGCTCCAATCGGTACCTACGTTCAAAGAGAAGGCCGCCGAAGTTCAAGGAGACCGAATCGTATCATATGGTCTGCTTGGCTATCCTGTCTTGCAAGCGAGCGATATTCTGCTCTACAAGCCGTACGGTGTGCCGGTCGGCAAAGACCAAGCGCCCCACCTCGAAGTCAGCCGTGAGATCGGCAGGTCGTTCAATGCACTTTTTGGCGAGGTCTTCCCAGAATTCGTCAACATCATCGATCCAGACGAATCGCGCAGCAAGCTTCCAGGTCTCGACATGCGCAAGATGTCCAAGTCCTACGGGAACTGTATCTGGCTCAACGACACTGAGGAAGGCACCGCAGAAAAGATCAAGAGCGCATTCACCACTCCGACAAAGATGCGCAAAACCGATCCTGGCATTCCCGAAGGATGCGCCGTTTGCCAGTACCTGAAGCTCTATTCTCCAAACTGGGAACAGCAGTGGGATGAAGACCGCAAAGGCGAGCGCGGCTGCATGCAGAACAAGACAGAACTGATCGCGGTCATGAACGAGTACCTGAGGCCTATTCGTGAGCGCAGGGCACAGCTCGACGACGCCACAATCTCCAAGATATTGGCAGAAGGAAAAGAGAAGGCTCGCGAAGTTGCAAGCCAGACTCTCACCGAGGCGAAGCGCGCCATGCGGCTATTGATCTAG
- a CDS encoding glycosyltransferase family 2 protein has translation MLSILIVNWNTKDCLRACLASLRAHPSQGETEVIVVDNHSTDGSADMVAAEFPEVILIRSNSNLGYAAGNNLAIASAKGDFLLTLNPDTEVLPNTLDATLAEFSRPEVGVVACKLVGPDGQAQASVRGFPTLAGILGDVIGASKWWPNSALGSYRLRNFDYARSQIAPQPMGTYLLFKRSALEQVSEMPKAFDEQFPIFFNEVDLLYRLKLAGQNCWYTAETKVRHLGGMSTKQVRKSMIWESHQSLVRYLAKHRIGSSIFRALVCQLILIGAWVRAKGKYEGFRA, from the coding sequence ATGCTCTCGATTTTGATCGTAAACTGGAACACAAAGGACTGCCTTAGGGCATGCCTGGCCAGCCTGCGCGCCCACCCTTCTCAGGGCGAAACCGAGGTCATTGTCGTCGACAACCATAGTACGGACGGATCGGCGGACATGGTTGCCGCAGAATTTCCCGAAGTGATTTTGATTCGCTCGAATTCGAACCTCGGCTATGCCGCTGGAAATAACTTGGCTATTGCTTCAGCAAAGGGGGACTTTCTTCTCACATTGAACCCAGACACAGAAGTTCTCCCAAACACCCTCGATGCCACGCTGGCTGAGTTTTCCAGGCCCGAAGTTGGCGTAGTGGCCTGCAAACTCGTTGGGCCAGATGGCCAAGCGCAGGCAAGTGTTCGCGGATTCCCGACCTTGGCTGGCATCCTAGGAGACGTTATCGGCGCATCGAAATGGTGGCCAAATTCTGCACTCGGCAGCTACCGGCTAAGGAACTTTGACTATGCTCGAAGCCAGATTGCGCCACAACCGATGGGAACTTACTTGCTTTTCAAGCGGTCTGCTTTGGAGCAGGTTTCTGAAATGCCGAAAGCGTTCGACGAGCAATTTCCTATCTTCTTTAATGAAGTTGATCTGCTCTATCGGCTCAAACTCGCCGGGCAAAATTGCTGGTACACCGCTGAGACGAAAGTAAGGCACCTTGGCGGAATGAGCACGAAGCAAGTGCGCAAATCGATGATTTGGGAATCGCATCAATCACTTGTGCGCTATCTTGCAAAGCACCGGATTGGAAGTTCAATATTTCGCGCGTTAGTTTGTCAATTGATTCTTATCGGCGCGTGGGTTAGGGCAAAGGGGAAATATGAAGGATTTAGAGCTTAG
- a CDS encoding sulfite exporter TauE/SafE family protein yields MEIALCLLIGLAAGVGSGLFGIGGGIVIVPLLILAFQMQQQKAQGTSLLVLLAPVGLLAVKNYYDNQMIDWAKGGWIALGLFAGAYIGSKIAVGVDPAIMRKIFAGFLVCVACYLFLKK; encoded by the coding sequence ATGGAAATCGCTCTGTGCCTTTTGATTGGGCTTGCCGCAGGTGTCGGAAGTGGATTGTTTGGAATCGGTGGCGGCATCGTCATCGTCCCGCTTCTGATCTTGGCGTTCCAAATGCAGCAGCAAAAGGCGCAAGGCACTTCCCTATTGGTGCTCCTCGCTCCGGTCGGACTGCTCGCCGTAAAGAACTACTACGACAATCAGATGATCGACTGGGCCAAGGGCGGATGGATCGCGCTCGGGTTGTTCGCGGGCGCCTACATCGGCTCTAAGATCGCTGTGGGAGTAGACCCGGCGATCATGCGCAAGATCTTCGCTGGCTTCCTGGTTTGCGTAGCCTGCTATCTCTTTCTCAAAAAATAA
- a CDS encoding O-antigen ligase family protein has product MTELITPNLPITAHAIVGMIFIVSLCYVFFVRKVVQVLPFSFLCSFGFFFAILILSVAFSSFKSLSLATCLEWLSYGVAMLASVALLGRNLGPKIALSVIGASCTLVAIYGILEYGQMRAIDPTWRIFSFWVQSNALGGMLALGFFSLLVIALICSDRLQALLAYSGVVLIGLALLLTQSRGTWLSVIVGLVTLAILLASFKQSKKLTGLLVPIGILAVMFVGLQASTKPAGGAASPAKAALSRTGDATTSHSEQFRKLLWKGTFELIKENPIGYGLGTFRYEGTRSGLTAPTHFAHQGYLQIGFEAGVAGLLAFLIFGGFWFKKVLSGARSLNDNRAILLAGVLSAVVACGVGNLFDSQWQHFGIGIVFFALLGIGLQLAVDGGTPEFIPQSTRTTFVAIYSAILLILNQRAIVSEMAKSDATTAIALQQTERAIECANRAISINPTDGEAYALRAQVDRNTMESDLAKASELSPSPRNWRAMARLAALKQNDEGVKYALSQAAIRDPNNLLALGYGVSYFATAHPELQSPSRESDESIAALGYLKQMWAVRESPYFTVRAVPELVPTEIALAELEYCQMPAVSADQRVSILTNTLATLRQYSQITKPRIEQLGPGPDGFAGETLDDCAETMQKGLKTIELLAASYRALGEPSKAAEVEGFASEFAPPKGI; this is encoded by the coding sequence TTGACCGAGTTGATTACTCCAAACCTTCCAATTACGGCACATGCCATCGTTGGCATGATCTTCATCGTTTCACTTTGTTATGTCTTCTTTGTTCGCAAAGTTGTACAAGTTTTGCCCTTTAGCTTCTTGTGCTCGTTTGGATTTTTCTTTGCGATTCTTATACTCTCTGTTGCGTTCTCGTCCTTTAAGTCCTTGAGCCTTGCGACTTGCCTCGAATGGCTCAGTTATGGAGTCGCAATGCTTGCCAGCGTCGCGCTGTTGGGCCGAAACTTGGGTCCAAAGATTGCACTCAGCGTGATCGGAGCCTCGTGCACATTAGTCGCGATCTACGGCATTTTGGAATATGGGCAAATGCGAGCGATCGACCCAACATGGCGCATCTTCTCATTCTGGGTGCAGTCCAACGCTCTTGGGGGAATGCTCGCGCTGGGATTCTTCAGCCTTCTGGTGATCGCGCTGATCTGCTCTGATCGATTGCAAGCACTCCTAGCCTATTCCGGCGTGGTTTTGATCGGGCTGGCCCTCCTTTTGACGCAGTCCCGAGGAACCTGGCTGTCTGTGATAGTCGGGCTTGTTACGCTGGCAATCCTCCTCGCGAGTTTCAAGCAGTCGAAGAAGCTCACAGGACTCCTCGTTCCAATCGGAATTTTGGCGGTGATGTTTGTCGGACTACAAGCGAGTACAAAGCCCGCAGGCGGAGCCGCAAGCCCTGCGAAAGCCGCGCTCAGCCGAACCGGAGACGCCACGACTTCGCACAGCGAGCAGTTTCGCAAGCTATTGTGGAAGGGCACGTTCGAACTCATCAAAGAGAACCCAATCGGATACGGCCTCGGCACTTTTCGCTACGAAGGGACTCGCAGTGGGTTGACCGCACCGACTCATTTTGCGCACCAAGGCTACTTACAGATCGGTTTTGAGGCGGGCGTGGCGGGCTTGCTTGCGTTCCTGATTTTTGGCGGTTTCTGGTTCAAAAAGGTTCTTTCTGGCGCAAGATCACTCAATGACAATCGTGCGATTCTTCTGGCCGGAGTTCTTTCCGCGGTAGTTGCTTGCGGTGTCGGAAACCTCTTTGATTCCCAATGGCAGCATTTCGGGATCGGGATCGTGTTCTTTGCGTTACTCGGAATCGGGTTGCAACTAGCAGTTGATGGTGGAACTCCAGAATTCATCCCCCAATCGACGCGGACGACGTTCGTCGCGATCTACAGTGCCATCCTGCTCATCCTTAACCAGCGGGCGATAGTTTCTGAAATGGCCAAATCAGACGCAACAACTGCCATCGCGCTTCAGCAAACCGAACGCGCCATCGAATGCGCGAACAGAGCGATTTCGATCAATCCCACCGATGGCGAAGCGTATGCCCTTCGTGCGCAAGTGGATCGCAATACGATGGAATCGGACCTAGCAAAGGCTTCGGAACTCAGCCCGAGTCCACGAAACTGGCGCGCGATGGCGAGGCTCGCTGCCCTGAAGCAGAACGACGAAGGGGTGAAGTACGCCCTGAGCCAAGCCGCAATTCGAGACCCCAACAATCTTCTCGCGCTCGGCTACGGCGTGTCATATTTCGCCACAGCTCATCCAGAACTGCAGTCGCCATCGCGTGAAAGCGATGAGTCGATCGCCGCGCTGGGCTATCTCAAGCAGATGTGGGCCGTACGAGAATCCCCCTACTTCACAGTTCGGGCGGTACCGGAACTCGTGCCCACAGAAATCGCGCTCGCTGAGCTCGAATATTGTCAAATGCCGGCTGTGAGCGCGGATCAGAGAGTCTCGATTCTCACTAACACGCTAGCGACATTGCGGCAATACTCCCAGATCACCAAGCCGCGAATCGAGCAACTTGGCCCTGGTCCTGATGGATTTGCTGGCGAGACGTTGGACGATTGCGCCGAGACGATGCAAAAAGGGCTCAAGACTATTGAGCTGTTGGCCGCTAGCTACCGTGCACTTGGCGAGCCTTCTAAGGCCGCCGAAGTCGAAGGCTTTGCTTCGGAATTCGCTCCGCCCAAAGGAATTTGA
- a CDS encoding PLP-dependent transferase: MNRETELQHLGEEKSGTGPVVPPIVQTSLFVYPDFDSFWGTMFDHSADNERFIYSRVGNPNLSVVEKKLAMLEKTETCKIFTSGMAAITAGILCSVKAGDHIVAVDTMYGPTKEFILKWLPRFGVTHTLVTGNDPAEIEAACTAETKLIYLESPSSILFRFQDLEAVARFAKSKGIRTMVDNSYASPLFSQPATFGIDLIVHSATKYIGGHSDVVAGALCGSREHLDAMMAEEGQWLGALLPPFPAWLLMRGLRTLPMRMEHSQRTAFEIFEYLKSRSEVDEIFFAGDPDHPQNDLFKKQMSGATSLLSFAPKVQEMEKVKAFVESLNLFQIGVSWGGFESLAVIIPAHPMNWSEPRWVVRLYCGFEHVDDLKADLTQGFEAHLA, from the coding sequence ATGAACCGCGAGACAGAACTGCAACACTTAGGAGAAGAGAAATCTGGCACGGGCCCGGTCGTTCCGCCCATCGTACAGACGTCGCTTTTCGTCTATCCAGACTTCGACAGCTTCTGGGGAACGATGTTCGATCACTCGGCGGACAACGAACGATTTATCTATAGCCGAGTAGGCAATCCTAACCTCAGCGTGGTTGAAAAGAAACTCGCCATGCTCGAGAAGACCGAGACTTGCAAGATCTTCACAAGTGGAATGGCGGCAATCACTGCCGGAATTTTGTGCAGTGTAAAGGCAGGTGACCATATCGTTGCGGTGGACACGATGTACGGCCCAACCAAAGAATTCATTTTGAAGTGGTTGCCAAGGTTTGGAGTCACGCACACCCTCGTGACCGGCAATGATCCCGCCGAAATTGAGGCGGCATGTACGGCTGAAACGAAGCTGATCTATCTTGAATCGCCGAGTAGCATCCTGTTCAGATTCCAAGATTTGGAGGCAGTGGCGAGATTCGCCAAGTCCAAAGGGATTCGGACGATGGTAGACAACTCATATGCTTCGCCGCTCTTCTCACAGCCAGCGACATTTGGGATCGACCTCATCGTTCATAGCGCCACGAAATATATCGGTGGGCATAGCGACGTTGTGGCGGGAGCCTTGTGCGGTTCGCGCGAGCATTTGGACGCGATGATGGCCGAAGAAGGGCAGTGGTTGGGTGCGCTATTGCCGCCATTCCCAGCTTGGCTACTGATGCGGGGCTTGCGCACGCTGCCAATGCGGATGGAGCACTCACAAAGAACGGCCTTCGAGATTTTCGAATATCTCAAATCGCGGTCTGAAGTGGATGAGATTTTCTTCGCGGGCGATCCGGATCATCCACAGAATGACCTCTTCAAGAAGCAAATGAGCGGGGCGACTTCGTTGCTGAGTTTCGCGCCAAAGGTTCAAGAAATGGAAAAGGTTAAGGCCTTTGTGGAGTCCTTGAACCTCTTCCAAATCGGTGTGAGTTGGGGTGGCTTTGAGAGCCTAGCTGTGATCATCCCCGCGCATCCGATGAACTGGAGCGAGCCTCGATGGGTCGTGCGGCTATATTGCGGTTTTGAACACGTCGACGACCTCAAAGCGGACCTTACCCAGGGCTTTGAAGCCCATCTGGCTTAG
- a CDS encoding site-2 protease family protein gives MDIESLFIIVPIVLLSIAIHEYAHAKLADAAGDPTPGFYGRVTMNPLKHLDPFGTLFIIMSSLAGVGFGWGKPVPMDPRKMRNPRWDHFWAVIGGPLSNLIQAIVYAILLRVVMIAMPGQMSILLLVFAYGILINISLFLFNLLPLGPLDGMWIAGTFMNEQNRLKWTRWNLTYGQALFIFMILPVIDGRSMVSVVIGPLRNYLQNILL, from the coding sequence ATGGATATAGAATCACTGTTTATCATCGTCCCGATCGTACTTTTGTCGATCGCGATCCATGAATATGCCCATGCGAAGCTCGCCGACGCGGCGGGTGACCCAACGCCAGGGTTTTATGGTCGGGTGACCATGAACCCACTCAAGCACCTCGATCCTTTCGGAACCTTGTTTATCATCATGTCGAGCTTGGCGGGAGTCGGTTTTGGCTGGGGAAAGCCGGTCCCGATGGACCCTCGCAAAATGCGAAACCCGCGCTGGGATCATTTCTGGGCGGTGATCGGTGGGCCACTCTCCAATCTTATCCAGGCGATCGTGTACGCCATATTGCTCAGGGTCGTCATGATCGCGATGCCAGGTCAAATGTCAATCTTGTTGCTGGTTTTTGCGTATGGGATTCTGATCAACATATCGCTATTCCTCTTCAATCTCTTGCCACTCGGACCACTGGATGGCATGTGGATTGCGGGCACTTTTATGAATGAGCAGAACCGCCTGAAATGGACCCGCTGGAATTTGACCTACGGGCAAGCACTCTTCATCTTCATGATCTTGCCGGTGATCGATGGTCGAAGCATGGTTTCGGTCGTCATCGGTCCTCTCAGAAATTACTTGCAGAACATCCTGCTTTAA
- a CDS encoding glycosyltransferase family 2 protein, protein MKDLELSILICSWNTLTDLRACLQSLLPEVEGKSIEVIVVDNNSEDGSQDMVANEFPWVALYPQYRNLGFTGGNNFGLGVRKGRHALLLNSDTIAHEGSIQALLDFLNSNPKYGIIGPKLLNTDGSLQFSCRKFPNPIAALFRNTPLGKLFPKNKFTQEYLMSDWDHSSPRPVDWVSGAALLISEDCLSFVRGLDPDFFMFCEDVDVCYRAHQAGFDVMYFPGAVITHKIGASTSKSPNRMIWRFHRSMHLFFKKHQLSQYWWPIRPFVYWAAGGALFLRASLFLVKNQVDRIRRSR, encoded by the coding sequence ATGAAGGATTTAGAGCTTAGTATTCTCATTTGCAGCTGGAACACTCTGACGGACTTACGCGCCTGTTTACAATCGTTGCTACCAGAAGTCGAGGGCAAGTCGATTGAAGTTATCGTCGTCGACAACAACAGCGAAGATGGTAGTCAAGATATGGTCGCCAATGAGTTTCCGTGGGTCGCACTTTATCCTCAATACCGGAATCTTGGTTTCACAGGTGGAAACAACTTTGGCCTCGGCGTTCGTAAGGGGCGGCACGCTCTTCTTTTGAACTCAGATACGATCGCCCATGAAGGGAGTATTCAAGCTTTGCTCGATTTCTTGAACTCTAACCCTAAGTACGGGATTATTGGCCCAAAGCTACTCAATACCGATGGTTCTTTGCAATTTTCTTGCCGAAAGTTCCCTAACCCAATTGCGGCGCTCTTTAGGAATACGCCGCTTGGAAAGCTCTTTCCAAAGAACAAGTTTACGCAGGAATACCTCATGTCCGATTGGGACCATTCGAGTCCCCGACCCGTCGATTGGGTCAGTGGCGCCGCACTTCTGATAAGCGAGGATTGTCTCTCATTCGTTCGAGGACTCGATCCAGACTTCTTCATGTTTTGCGAAGACGTTGACGTGTGCTACCGCGCTCATCAGGCCGGTTTTGATGTAATGTACTTTCCTGGCGCGGTGATTACACATAAGATCGGCGCAAGTACAAGTAAATCGCCGAATCGTATGATTTGGCGATTCCACCGCTCGATGCACCTTTTCTTCAAGAAACATCAACTTAGCCAATATTGGTGGCCAATTCGACCATTTGTCTATTGGGCAGCGGGTGGTGCGCTCTTCTTACGCGCTTCGCTATTCTTAGTAAAGAATCAGGTCGACAGAATACGGAGGTCGCGATGA
- a CDS encoding C40 family peptidase, whose translation MLLVSVSFANRTHVVQKGDNDHTIARKYGISVAELHKSNPNVNWNRIQIGQKLTVPKSGSTASRETGSKSSRSAVASKPTAVHTVVAGESDWSIARKYGMTVEALKALNPSVSFSPLKAGAKVKVHAAAATPTRTASKPVEVVKSAPTKATTSKYPEVTTVNAEIAKASVIVRTEASTNSGKVVVVDKGTVARVVDRKNEWYKLVFSGGKSGWVRADMLKNTDKQVTALAKPAPAATKPATKPAVASKSTPTASGNALINTAYTCLGIRYVYGGTSRSGFDCSGFVGWVYRQHGINLPRTAAQMWGVGRSISRSELRSGDLLFFRTRGSRISHVGMYIGNNRFIHASSGGGRIRVNDLSGYYAQRYAGARRISDKFSSTVDQTNWDKIASQTPVEEPPFDVDPEPEPVPTQVGTDITQD comes from the coding sequence TTGCTACTAGTAAGCGTGTCCTTCGCGAACCGAACGCACGTCGTTCAAAAGGGAGACAACGATCATACGATCGCCCGAAAATATGGGATCTCGGTTGCAGAATTGCATAAGAGTAATCCAAACGTAAATTGGAATCGAATCCAAATCGGCCAAAAGTTGACAGTTCCAAAGTCGGGATCAACTGCCAGCCGAGAAACAGGTTCGAAGTCCAGCCGTTCTGCAGTCGCTTCCAAACCAACAGCGGTTCACACCGTTGTCGCAGGAGAATCGGATTGGAGCATTGCACGAAAGTACGGCATGACCGTTGAGGCACTAAAAGCACTCAACCCATCAGTCAGTTTTTCGCCGCTGAAAGCAGGAGCGAAGGTCAAGGTGCATGCTGCGGCCGCAACTCCAACTCGAACGGCATCCAAACCGGTTGAAGTCGTGAAGTCGGCGCCGACCAAGGCAACTACATCCAAGTATCCAGAAGTAACCACGGTTAATGCCGAGATTGCTAAGGCGTCGGTGATTGTTCGCACAGAAGCAAGCACCAACTCCGGCAAGGTTGTTGTTGTGGATAAGGGCACTGTCGCTCGTGTCGTCGATCGAAAGAACGAATGGTACAAGCTCGTGTTCTCGGGTGGTAAGTCCGGTTGGGTCCGGGCAGACATGCTCAAGAACACAGACAAGCAGGTTACTGCACTCGCCAAGCCTGCGCCAGCCGCCACCAAGCCTGCAACAAAGCCAGCTGTCGCAAGCAAGAGCACGCCGACCGCAAGCGGAAACGCTTTGATCAATACGGCATACACCTGCCTTGGTATTCGCTATGTTTATGGCGGAACCAGCCGAAGCGGATTTGATTGCTCAGGATTTGTGGGTTGGGTTTATCGCCAGCACGGCATCAACCTTCCACGAACGGCTGCTCAAATGTGGGGAGTGGGACGTTCGATTTCTAGGTCAGAACTTCGGTCAGGAGACCTGTTGTTCTTCCGCACTCGCGGTTCGCGAATCAGCCACGTCGGCATGTACATCGGCAACAATCGGTTCATCCATGCTAGCTCGGGCGGAGGCAGAATCCGAGTCAACGATCTGTCGGGATATTACGCTCAACGCTATGCTGGCGCACGTCGCATCAGCGATAAGTTCAGCAGCACCGTCGATCAAACGAACTGGGACAAGATTGCTTCGCAAACTCCAGTTGAAGAACCTCCATTTGATGTGGATCCAGAACCGGAACCCGTTCCAACTCAGGTCGGAACGGACATCACTCAAGACTGA